In the genome of Pseudanabaena mucicola str. Chao 1806, the window GCCGCATGGAACAGACCGAGTTCGGACAGTGATATACGCTACTGGGCGCTGTCCTACGCGATCCTTGCCCCTAACCCGCACAACCTTCAGCCGTGGCTAGTTGACTTGCGAGTGCCCGGCATAATCACACTTCTCTTAGACGAGCAAAGGCTGTTGCCAGCCACCGACCCGAATGGTCGACAGATATTGATGGGTGCGGGTGCTTTCATCGAATTGCTAACGATGGCAGCCGCAGAGCGTGGTCATCGCGTCGAGCTTGCACTATTCCCCGAAGGCGAACCCAGTGAAAAGCTGGATGCAAAACCGTTCGCAAGGGTACGCCTAGTGCCAGATGCGAGCGTACCGCGTGACCCGCTGTTTGCTCAAGTACTGAAGCGCCGTACCGACCGCCGAGCATACGACGCGACACGCGCCATCGCGCCAGCGGATCTGGCTCAGATGAGCTCATCCGTCGCCGATCTGCGTATTACATTTGGTGTTGCAGGTCGTGCCGACGCACCGTCGGTTGATCGCACTCTGGTAGAGGCGATCCGCGCTATTGCCAAGGAGTCATGGCGGATCGAACTGACCACCGAGGCGACCATGATGGAGTCGATGCGGTTGCTGCGCTTTGGCGGTGACGAAATAGACCAGCATCGCGATGGCATAGCCATCACCCAGCCGATGCTGGTGACACTAGCAAAGCTCGGATTTATTGATCGCAACAAGTTCCCAGCACCTGACTCACAGGAAATCGTAGGACAGATCAAGGACTTCAACGCGATCACCGATATGACTCCTGCCTATATGTGGATCGTGACCGAGGGTAATGCACGCTCGCAGCAGATCCTCGCTGGTCGGGCTTACGTGCGCGTCAACCTAGCTGGAACAGCTCAGGGTCTCGCGATGCATCCAAACCAGCAGGCACTGCAAGAGTACCCACAGGTAGCTCGTCAGTATCATGACATTCATACCCTGCTCGGCACGCCATCGCCGCGCTATACTGTACAGATGTTGGCTCGCGTGGGCTACCTCCCATCAAGGACTGCCACAGCATCACCCGCGCCACGCCGAGGTCTGAACGCACATCTAGTCACGTGACGGCAACCCAGTTGCCGATGTGGGTGATGATGTGGTTACCACTGCGATCCTGCCCAGTCCATCCAAATTGCCCCACGCTATCGACCATATGCCTGCTGCACGCAACAAACACGGAATAGTCGAGCAAGACCCGATGCTGTTTCAGCTGATGAACGAAGTCGGCATCGTGGCGCAGCTGGCGCAAAACCGCGCATCTCGACTGCTTGCGCCAGATCTGAACATGTCGCAATTCATCGTCCTGAACCACTTTGTTCGAGTCGGTGACGATAAGTCGCTAAGTCATCTGGCGCGAGT includes:
- a CDS encoding Acg family FMN-binding oxidoreductase, with protein sequence MERRKFIRLVGGGIILAAGTTVLARFITAFDVPPSATAAWNRPSSDSDIRYWALSYAILAPNPHNLQPWLVDLRVPGIITLLLDEQRLLPATDPNGRQILMGAGAFIELLTMAAAERGHRVELALFPEGEPSEKLDAKPFARVRLVPDASVPRDPLFAQVLKRRTDRRAYDATRAIAPADLAQMSSSVADLRITFGVAGRADAPSVDRTLVEAIRAIAKESWRIELTTEATMMESMRLLRFGGDEIDQHRDGIAITQPMLVTLAKLGFIDRNKFPAPDSQEIVGQIKDFNAITDMTPAYMWIVTEGNARSQQILAGRAYVRVNLAGTAQGLAMHPNQQALQEYPQVARQYHDIHTLLGTPSPRYTVQMLARVGYLPSRTATASPAPRRGLNAHLVT
- a CDS encoding MarR family winged helix-turn-helix transcriptional regulator; this translates as MVTTAILPSPSKLPHAIDHMPAARNKHGIVEQDPMLFQLMNEVGIVAQLAQNRASRLLAPDLNMSQFIVLNHFVRVGDDKSLSHLARVMEVTKGAMTNTMSRLESKGYIEIRPDPDDGRGKLARLTPDGRTARNRAVACLSQSLAPLASILSDTEMNAALLALCKARIWFDQNR